Proteins encoded by one window of Xenopus tropicalis strain Nigerian chromosome 6, UCB_Xtro_10.0, whole genome shotgun sequence:
- the paxip1 gene encoding PAX-interacting protein 1 isoform X2, producing the protein MAEEEMKVPEDMFKDVKFYPVGDLDPKVIQMLKAGKAKEVSYNALATHIIAEDGDNPEVGEAREVFDLPVVKPSWVILSVRCGARLPENGFSPESGQIFFGVTACLSQVSPEDRNSLWALTTFYGGDCQLNLNKKCTHLIVPEPKGNKYEYAFQRENIKIVTPDWVMDSVSEKTKKDEELYHPRLIVYEEEEEEEEEVENDESQNGSDEDKYSSKSSPVTSREGSPVRKTSPKRISSEKIKSELMFDDSSDSSPEKQERNLNWTPAEVPQMSTAKRQLHQGAPGLERQDMMAFHGPAVRTLRNITNSADIQQVNRPSNVAHILQTLSASTKSLEQQVNHPQQGHPNAMLFGQVKPLTSEAQHLIQQSHQPQQQQQQQHHPLVQLQPQQLLQLQQQQQQQQITQQVFPQHQFPQVNQQHPFTQLQFSQQQLHPQQQLHRPQQQTLQHFQQQHVLQQQLHQLQQQHLQQKQQNMQQQNLQQQNLQQILQHQQSIQQTPSQQQALQPTIQQQQALQPNLQQQQTLQSNLQQQTLQPIIQQQQALQQQNIQQSIQQIQQQQQIQHLTLQQKQQIQQHSLQQQQMLQKQQLQSQSLQQQQMQTHVLQQQQIQTQALQQQQIQNQALQQPQQNQVQTHTLQQHHLQPQTLQQQQHHVQGQTVQQQTHQLQVQTLQQQQQHQIQTQNIQIQHQIPAANQHQIPPQMLQQQTLQLQQQMKQQQTLQQLQQQQIQQQQQQTLQQQQIQQTTHQQQMQPQIEQVALQQQQIQSGAPPQSSLQPQQVQQHKHNLHQVQQQLQQLQQQRMQRQMSLTQQMANQQPLQPHQLHGHDPSVDIPEDFFLLGCVFAIADYPEQMPDKQLLATWKRIIQTHGGTVDATLSSRCTHLLCESQVSSMYAQALKERKRCITAHWLNAVLKKKKMVPPYRALHFPVAFPPGGKPCSQHIISVTGFVDSDRDDLKLMAYLAGAKYTGYLCRSNTVLVCKEPSGLKYEKAKEWRIPCVNALWLCDILLGNLEALRQIQHSRYTVFNLQDPLAPSPHLVTNLLDAWRMPLKVSSELLMSIRVPLKPKQNEPAVQPKRPRIEDIPPPTKKLSPDLTPHVMFTGFDPLQVQQYIKKLYILGGEVADSAQKCTHLLANKVTRTVKFLTAISVAKHIVTPEWLDESFKSQKFIEEQNYILRDAEAEVLFCFSLEESLKRAHSTPLFKGKYFYITPGICPSLSTMKAIVECAGGKILMKQPSFRKIMEHKQNKRLAEIILISCENDLHLCREYFAGSIDVHNAEFVLTGVLTQTLDYESYKFT; encoded by the exons GTTATTCAGATGCTAAAAGCTGGAAAGGCAAAAGAGGTCTCCTATAATGCTCTTGCTACTCACATCATTGCAGAAGATGGTGACAATCCAGAGGTTGGAGAAGCTCGTGAAGTGTTTGATCTTCCTGTAGTAAAG cCTTCTTGGGTGATACTGTCTGTTCGCTGTGGAGCTCGCCTACC GGAAAATGGATTTTCTCCAGAATCGGGTCAGATATTCTTTGGGGTAACCGCTTGCCTTTCTCAG GTATCACCTGAGGACCGCAATTCTCTTTGGGCGCTCACTACTTTTTATGGCGGGGACTGTCAGCTAAATCTTAATAAGAAATGTACTCATTTGATTGTTCCTGAACCAAAAGGG AACAAATATGAATATGCTTTCCAACGAGAAAACATAAAAATTGTTACACCCGATTGGGTCATGGACTCTGTATCTGAGAAAACCAAAAAGGATGAGGAACTTTACCATCCTAGACTAATAGTttatgaagaagaggaggaagaggaagaagaggtaGAAAATGATGAGTCTCAAAATGGCAGCGACGAAGATAAATATTCATCTAAATCTAGTCCAGTTACATCTCGGGAAGGATCTCCTGTACGCAAGACCTCTCCAAAACGCATCAGCTCAGAGAAGATAAAAAGTGAACTCATGTTTGATGATTCCTCTGACTCTTCTCCTGAGAAACAGGAAAGAAATCTGAACTGGACCCCAGCAGAAGTGCCCCAGATGTCCACTGCTAAAAGACAACTGCACCAAG GAGCCCCGGGATTAGAGAGACAAGACATGATGGCTTTCCACGGCCCTGCAGTGAGAACACTAAGGAACATAACTAATAGTGCTGATATACAGCAAGTCAATAGGCCGTCCAATGTTGCACAT ATTTTGCAGACTTTGTCTGCTTCCACCAAATCTTTAGAGCAACAAGTAAATCATCCGCAGCAAGGCCATCCAAATGCAATGTTGTTTGGTCAAGTTAAACCTCTGACATCCGAAGCACAACATTTGATACAACAGTCGCACCAgcctcagcagcagcagcagcaacaacatCATCCCCTTGTACAGCTTCAGCCTCAACAGCTTTTACAgttgcagcaacagcagcagcaacagcaaaTTACCCAGCAGGTTTTCCCACAACATCAGTTTCCCCAAGTAAATCAGCAGCACCCTTTCACACAACTGCAGTTTTCTCAGCAGCAGCTGCATCCTCAACAGCAGCTACATCGGCCACAGCAGCAAACTTTGCAACATTTCCAGCAACAGCACGTGCTGCAGCAGCAACTGCATCAGCTGCAACAGCAGCATCTGCAGCAGAAACAGCAGAATATGCAGCAGCAAAATCTTCAGCAACAAAACCTTCAGCAAATTCTTCAACATCAACAGAGTATTCAGCAAACCCCGTCGCAGCAACAGGCCCTTCAACCTACTATTCAGCAACAGCAGGCGCTTCAGCCAAACCTTCAGCAGCAACAAACGCTTCAGTCTAACCTTCAGCAACAGACCCTTCAGCCAATCATTCAACAGCAACAAGCACTTCAGCAGCAGAATATTCAACAGAGCATTCAACAGATCCAACAGCAACAGCAAATACAGCATTTGACTCTTCAACAGAAGCAGCAGATTCAGCAGCACTCCCTTCAGCAACAACAGATGCTTCAGAAACAGCAACTTCAGAGCCAGAGTCTCCAGCAGCAGCAAATGCAAACACATGTCCTTCAGCAGCAACAGATTCAGACACAGGCTCTGCAGCAGCAGCAAATACAAAACCAGGCTCTTCAGCAGCCACAGCAGAACCAAGTACAAACACACACTCTTCAACAGCATCACTTGCAGCCTCAGACACTACAGCAGCAACAGCATCATGTGCAGGGACAGACTGTTCAGCAGCAGACACATCAGTTACAGGTACAAACACTCCAGCAGCAACAACAGCATCAGATTCAGACACAGAATATACAGATTCAGCATCAAATTCCAGCAGCAAACCAACATCAGATCCCACCACAGATGCTTCAGCAGCAAACGCTTCAACTTCAGCAGCAAATGAAACAGCAGCAGACGCTTCAGCAGCTGCAGCAACAGCAAAtacaacaacagcagcagcaaacACTTCAGCAGCAGCAGATTCAACAGACAACGCATCAGCAGCAAATGCAGCCACAGATAGAGCAGGTTGCACTTCAGCAGCAACAAATTCAGTCAGGGGCTCCGCCTCAGTCCTCGCTCCAGCCGCAGCAGGTTCAGCAGCATAAACATAATCTGCACCAGGTGCAGCAGCAGCTTCAGCAGCTTCAACAGCAGCGTATGCAGCGGCAAATGTCATTAACCCAACAGATGGCTAATCAGCAACCACTACAACCACATCAGCTGCATGGTCATGATCCTTCTGTGGACA TTCCTGAAGATTTTTTCTTGCTGGGCTGTGTGTTCGCAATTGCCGACTATCCAGAACAAATGCCTGATAAACAACTACTTGCAACCTGGAAGCGG ATAATACAGACCCATGGTGGTACGGTGGACGCAACACTTTCAAGCAGGTGCACTCATCTTCTGTGTGAAAGCCAAGTCAGTAGCATGTATGCTCAG GCACTGAAAGAGAGGAAGCGTTGCATCACTGCTCACTGGCTGAATGCAgtattaaaaaagaagaaaatggtcCCACCATACAGAGCCCTTCATTTCCCTGTAGCATTTCCACCAGGAGGGAAGCCCTGCTCTCAGCAT atcatTTCAGTGACAGGGTTTGTTGACAGTGACAGGGATGATCTGAAACTAATGGCCTACTTAGCAGGTGCCAAGTACACTGGATACCTGTGTCGCAGCAACACTGTTCTCGTTTGTAAAGA GCCCAGCGGCTTGAAGTATGAGAAGGCCAAAGAGTGGAGGATACCATGTGTGAATGCACTGTGGCTTTGTGATATTCTTCTCGGAAACCTTGAGGCATTGCGTCAAATTCAGCACAGCCGATACACAGTATTTAACCTTCAGGACCCTCTTGCACCATCACCTCATCTGGTTACAAATCTCCTAG ATGCTTGGAGAATGCCTTTGAAAGTGTCCTCAGAACTTCTTATG AGTATTCGAGTGCCCCTTAAGCCAAAGCAAAACGAGCCTGCTGTTCAACCTAAACGCCCAAG gaTTGAAGATATTCCGCCTCCAACTAAAAAGCTGTCACCTGATCTGACGCCTCATGTGATGTTTACTGGATTCGATCCGCTGCAGGTCCAGCAATATATCAAG AAACTGTATATTCTTGGTGGCGAAGTGGCTGATTCGGCTCAGAAATGCACTCACTTGCTTGCCAACAAAGTGACTAGGACTGTAAAGTTCTTGACTGCAATTTCAGTGGCAAAGCACATTGTTACCCCCGAGTGGCTGGATGAGAGCTTCAAATCCCAAAAGTTTATTG aggAGCAGAATTACATATTACGGGACGCTGAAGCGGAAGTGCTGTTCTGTTTCAGTTTGGAAGAATCATTAAAAAGAGCACATTCTACTCCTCTCTTTAag GGGAAGTATTTTTATATAACCCCTGGAATTTGCCCAAGTCTCTCAACAATGAAGGCCATCGTAGAATGTGCTGGTGGAAAAATATTAATGAAGCAGCCTTCTTTCCGAAAAATTATGGAACATAAGCAAAATAAA cGTTTAGCTGAGATCATTTTAATATCCTGCGAAAATGATCTTCATCTGTGCCGAGAATACTTTGCTGGCAGCATCG ATGTGCACAATGCAGAATTTGTTCTGACGGGCGTTCTCACCCAGACATTGGATTATGAATC ATATAAATTTACATGA
- the paxip1 gene encoding PAX-interacting protein 1 isoform X1, translated as MAEEEMKVPEDMFKDVKFYPVGDLDPKVIQMLKAGKAKEVSYNALATHIIAEDGDNPEVGEAREVFDLPVVKPSWVILSVRCGARLPENGFSPESGQIFFGVTACLSQVSPEDRNSLWALTTFYGGDCQLNLNKKCTHLIVPEPKGNKYEYAFQRENIKIVTPDWVMDSVSEKTKKDEELYHPRLIVYEEEEEEEEEVENDESQNGSDEDKYSSKSSPVTSREGSPVRKTSPKRISSEKIKSELMFDDSSDSSPEKQERNLNWTPAEVPQMSTAKRQLHQGKDSGLINLCANVPPVPGNILPPEARNNLLTSLPGAPGLERQDMMAFHGPAVRTLRNITNSADIQQVNRPSNVAHILQTLSASTKSLEQQVNHPQQGHPNAMLFGQVKPLTSEAQHLIQQSHQPQQQQQQQHHPLVQLQPQQLLQLQQQQQQQQITQQVFPQHQFPQVNQQHPFTQLQFSQQQLHPQQQLHRPQQQTLQHFQQQHVLQQQLHQLQQQHLQQKQQNMQQQNLQQQNLQQILQHQQSIQQTPSQQQALQPTIQQQQALQPNLQQQQTLQSNLQQQTLQPIIQQQQALQQQNIQQSIQQIQQQQQIQHLTLQQKQQIQQHSLQQQQMLQKQQLQSQSLQQQQMQTHVLQQQQIQTQALQQQQIQNQALQQPQQNQVQTHTLQQHHLQPQTLQQQQHHVQGQTVQQQTHQLQVQTLQQQQQHQIQTQNIQIQHQIPAANQHQIPPQMLQQQTLQLQQQMKQQQTLQQLQQQQIQQQQQQTLQQQQIQQTTHQQQMQPQIEQVALQQQQIQSGAPPQSSLQPQQVQQHKHNLHQVQQQLQQLQQQRMQRQMSLTQQMANQQPLQPHQLHGHDPSVDIPEDFFLLGCVFAIADYPEQMPDKQLLATWKRIIQTHGGTVDATLSSRCTHLLCESQVSSMYAQALKERKRCITAHWLNAVLKKKKMVPPYRALHFPVAFPPGGKPCSQHIISVTGFVDSDRDDLKLMAYLAGAKYTGYLCRSNTVLVCKEPSGLKYEKAKEWRIPCVNALWLCDILLGNLEALRQIQHSRYTVFNLQDPLAPSPHLVTNLLDAWRMPLKVSSELLMSIRVPLKPKQNEPAVQPKRPRIEDIPPPTKKLSPDLTPHVMFTGFDPLQVQQYIKKLYILGGEVADSAQKCTHLLANKVTRTVKFLTAISVAKHIVTPEWLDESFKSQKFIEEQNYILRDAEAEVLFCFSLEESLKRAHSTPLFKGKYFYITPGICPSLSTMKAIVECAGGKILMKQPSFRKIMEHKQNKRLAEIILISCENDLHLCREYFAGSIDVHNAEFVLTGVLTQTLDYESYKFT; from the exons GTTATTCAGATGCTAAAAGCTGGAAAGGCAAAAGAGGTCTCCTATAATGCTCTTGCTACTCACATCATTGCAGAAGATGGTGACAATCCAGAGGTTGGAGAAGCTCGTGAAGTGTTTGATCTTCCTGTAGTAAAG cCTTCTTGGGTGATACTGTCTGTTCGCTGTGGAGCTCGCCTACC GGAAAATGGATTTTCTCCAGAATCGGGTCAGATATTCTTTGGGGTAACCGCTTGCCTTTCTCAG GTATCACCTGAGGACCGCAATTCTCTTTGGGCGCTCACTACTTTTTATGGCGGGGACTGTCAGCTAAATCTTAATAAGAAATGTACTCATTTGATTGTTCCTGAACCAAAAGGG AACAAATATGAATATGCTTTCCAACGAGAAAACATAAAAATTGTTACACCCGATTGGGTCATGGACTCTGTATCTGAGAAAACCAAAAAGGATGAGGAACTTTACCATCCTAGACTAATAGTttatgaagaagaggaggaagaggaagaagaggtaGAAAATGATGAGTCTCAAAATGGCAGCGACGAAGATAAATATTCATCTAAATCTAGTCCAGTTACATCTCGGGAAGGATCTCCTGTACGCAAGACCTCTCCAAAACGCATCAGCTCAGAGAAGATAAAAAGTGAACTCATGTTTGATGATTCCTCTGACTCTTCTCCTGAGAAACAGGAAAGAAATCTGAACTGGACCCCAGCAGAAGTGCCCCAGATGTCCACTGCTAAAAGACAACTGCACCAAGGCAAGGATTCTGGACTTATTAATTTATGTGCTAATGTTCCTCCTGTGCCAGGAAATATACTGCCTCCTGAAGCACGAAATAATTTGCTCACTTCCCTCCCAGGAGCCCCGGGATTAGAGAGACAAGACATGATGGCTTTCCACGGCCCTGCAGTGAGAACACTAAGGAACATAACTAATAGTGCTGATATACAGCAAGTCAATAGGCCGTCCAATGTTGCACAT ATTTTGCAGACTTTGTCTGCTTCCACCAAATCTTTAGAGCAACAAGTAAATCATCCGCAGCAAGGCCATCCAAATGCAATGTTGTTTGGTCAAGTTAAACCTCTGACATCCGAAGCACAACATTTGATACAACAGTCGCACCAgcctcagcagcagcagcagcaacaacatCATCCCCTTGTACAGCTTCAGCCTCAACAGCTTTTACAgttgcagcaacagcagcagcaacagcaaaTTACCCAGCAGGTTTTCCCACAACATCAGTTTCCCCAAGTAAATCAGCAGCACCCTTTCACACAACTGCAGTTTTCTCAGCAGCAGCTGCATCCTCAACAGCAGCTACATCGGCCACAGCAGCAAACTTTGCAACATTTCCAGCAACAGCACGTGCTGCAGCAGCAACTGCATCAGCTGCAACAGCAGCATCTGCAGCAGAAACAGCAGAATATGCAGCAGCAAAATCTTCAGCAACAAAACCTTCAGCAAATTCTTCAACATCAACAGAGTATTCAGCAAACCCCGTCGCAGCAACAGGCCCTTCAACCTACTATTCAGCAACAGCAGGCGCTTCAGCCAAACCTTCAGCAGCAACAAACGCTTCAGTCTAACCTTCAGCAACAGACCCTTCAGCCAATCATTCAACAGCAACAAGCACTTCAGCAGCAGAATATTCAACAGAGCATTCAACAGATCCAACAGCAACAGCAAATACAGCATTTGACTCTTCAACAGAAGCAGCAGATTCAGCAGCACTCCCTTCAGCAACAACAGATGCTTCAGAAACAGCAACTTCAGAGCCAGAGTCTCCAGCAGCAGCAAATGCAAACACATGTCCTTCAGCAGCAACAGATTCAGACACAGGCTCTGCAGCAGCAGCAAATACAAAACCAGGCTCTTCAGCAGCCACAGCAGAACCAAGTACAAACACACACTCTTCAACAGCATCACTTGCAGCCTCAGACACTACAGCAGCAACAGCATCATGTGCAGGGACAGACTGTTCAGCAGCAGACACATCAGTTACAGGTACAAACACTCCAGCAGCAACAACAGCATCAGATTCAGACACAGAATATACAGATTCAGCATCAAATTCCAGCAGCAAACCAACATCAGATCCCACCACAGATGCTTCAGCAGCAAACGCTTCAACTTCAGCAGCAAATGAAACAGCAGCAGACGCTTCAGCAGCTGCAGCAACAGCAAAtacaacaacagcagcagcaaacACTTCAGCAGCAGCAGATTCAACAGACAACGCATCAGCAGCAAATGCAGCCACAGATAGAGCAGGTTGCACTTCAGCAGCAACAAATTCAGTCAGGGGCTCCGCCTCAGTCCTCGCTCCAGCCGCAGCAGGTTCAGCAGCATAAACATAATCTGCACCAGGTGCAGCAGCAGCTTCAGCAGCTTCAACAGCAGCGTATGCAGCGGCAAATGTCATTAACCCAACAGATGGCTAATCAGCAACCACTACAACCACATCAGCTGCATGGTCATGATCCTTCTGTGGACA TTCCTGAAGATTTTTTCTTGCTGGGCTGTGTGTTCGCAATTGCCGACTATCCAGAACAAATGCCTGATAAACAACTACTTGCAACCTGGAAGCGG ATAATACAGACCCATGGTGGTACGGTGGACGCAACACTTTCAAGCAGGTGCACTCATCTTCTGTGTGAAAGCCAAGTCAGTAGCATGTATGCTCAG GCACTGAAAGAGAGGAAGCGTTGCATCACTGCTCACTGGCTGAATGCAgtattaaaaaagaagaaaatggtcCCACCATACAGAGCCCTTCATTTCCCTGTAGCATTTCCACCAGGAGGGAAGCCCTGCTCTCAGCAT atcatTTCAGTGACAGGGTTTGTTGACAGTGACAGGGATGATCTGAAACTAATGGCCTACTTAGCAGGTGCCAAGTACACTGGATACCTGTGTCGCAGCAACACTGTTCTCGTTTGTAAAGA GCCCAGCGGCTTGAAGTATGAGAAGGCCAAAGAGTGGAGGATACCATGTGTGAATGCACTGTGGCTTTGTGATATTCTTCTCGGAAACCTTGAGGCATTGCGTCAAATTCAGCACAGCCGATACACAGTATTTAACCTTCAGGACCCTCTTGCACCATCACCTCATCTGGTTACAAATCTCCTAG ATGCTTGGAGAATGCCTTTGAAAGTGTCCTCAGAACTTCTTATG AGTATTCGAGTGCCCCTTAAGCCAAAGCAAAACGAGCCTGCTGTTCAACCTAAACGCCCAAG gaTTGAAGATATTCCGCCTCCAACTAAAAAGCTGTCACCTGATCTGACGCCTCATGTGATGTTTACTGGATTCGATCCGCTGCAGGTCCAGCAATATATCAAG AAACTGTATATTCTTGGTGGCGAAGTGGCTGATTCGGCTCAGAAATGCACTCACTTGCTTGCCAACAAAGTGACTAGGACTGTAAAGTTCTTGACTGCAATTTCAGTGGCAAAGCACATTGTTACCCCCGAGTGGCTGGATGAGAGCTTCAAATCCCAAAAGTTTATTG aggAGCAGAATTACATATTACGGGACGCTGAAGCGGAAGTGCTGTTCTGTTTCAGTTTGGAAGAATCATTAAAAAGAGCACATTCTACTCCTCTCTTTAag GGGAAGTATTTTTATATAACCCCTGGAATTTGCCCAAGTCTCTCAACAATGAAGGCCATCGTAGAATGTGCTGGTGGAAAAATATTAATGAAGCAGCCTTCTTTCCGAAAAATTATGGAACATAAGCAAAATAAA cGTTTAGCTGAGATCATTTTAATATCCTGCGAAAATGATCTTCATCTGTGCCGAGAATACTTTGCTGGCAGCATCG ATGTGCACAATGCAGAATTTGTTCTGACGGGCGTTCTCACCCAGACATTGGATTATGAATC ATATAAATTTACATGA